aacaaatatttaagaaaaataaaattaaaaattagatgaaaaaaacagaaaatagtcaaagaaaagaggaaaattagaggttgaaaaatcaaaagtctCAAACTTCTTATCAAATCATCTTAATTTCACAGTTTcactagaatgaaaaaaaaactctaaaacagCTAGCAATTAGGCCTTTTGTTCACTAAATAAAATGATCCAACTTAATaacatcaaatcaataaataaattcaaataaatgtaatttaataacataagaTAGAGTACAATTTCCCAACCAAATAATAATAGGTTAGGTTATCCTCCATCATCAAAAAGATAGTGCATAAATATGTCTCGGTTCTGAGCACCGACTTGTTTCCTTGTAAAGCTCATTCAGTTTGATCTCCTCGCTTTCTCACAATAATCAACCAAAAGAGTCATTTATTACTCTGGTAAAAAACCGGAAGTCTCAATCTGAGTCCATTTCCCAATATAAGAAGTTCAAGACACTATAAATATCATCCTTTTGGTGATGACTCATGTCACAGTTGACAAAGACATGAACTTTGGTTTTGATTTCGATCCAACTGGAAGCTGGAATTCTCTTCAATCCCCTCTCATGAATCTCTTGCCTAATTACCGACGCATCCTGCCATCTACCAGCAGCAGAGTGTGCATTTGACAACATGATATATGATGATGCATCTTTGGGATCCAAATCTAGGATATTTCTCCCGGCTAATGCCCCCAGTTCCGTATTTGAATGTATCTTGCAGCCTCCAAGCAGTGCCTTCCAAAAACCAACTCCCGGATTGAAAGGCAAGTCACGAAGAAACTCCTGAGCTTCTTTGAAACATCCACAGCGAGACAGTAGATCAACCATACAAGCATAATGTTTAGGTTTTAACAAACTGGGGTACTCCAGCCTTGCACGATTGAAATACGAATACCCCTTGTCGACAAGACCAGCATGATTACAAGCCCATAACAGGCCAAGTAGCGTAACACTATCAGGTCTCAGACCGGTGTTCCTCATTCTTTCATAGAAGTCCACAGCATTCTCTCCTCTCCCATTCTGTGCAAAGCCACAAATCACAGCATTCCAAGAGACGATAGTTCTTTCAGGAAGTTCATAAAAAAGACGGAGACTATCTTCCATGCTTCCACATTTTGCATAAAAGCTAATTAGAGAATTGCCAACAAACACACTAAACTCACCCATTGTCTTAATAGCACAAGCATGAAAACTTCTGCCCATTTCAAGTGCTGCTATATTTGCAGCAGCTATAATAGCACAAGGAAATGTATATTGACAAGGCACCAAGCCTTCTCTAATCATCTCAGCAAA
The Populus nigra chromosome 3, ddPopNigr1.1, whole genome shotgun sequence genome window above contains:
- the LOC133690317 gene encoding pentatricopeptide repeat-containing protein At5g42450, mitochondrial, which produces MMQPVQIYRRLIQMKPGFSRLSQLQTLRRKIHSVAFKSNHFLAQEYILKPEHSHFSRNALQVFDTIPDLDVVSATTIIGQFARLHQYREAIQLFSRMLFLNVTPNEFTFGTVVHFSTSLGDLNLGRQFQACAMKMGLNYMVFVGSAVLDSYAKLGSIQEAQRAFEDIQHPNIVSYTALIHGYLKKGRFEEAFELFKQMPERNIVTWNAMIGGFSQMGQNEEAVNLFAEMIREGLVPCQYTFPCAIIAAANIAALEMGRSFHACAIKTMGEFSVFVGNSLISFYAKCGSMEDSLRLFYELPERTIVSWNAVICGFAQNGRGENAVDFYERMRNTGLRPDSVTLLGLLWACNHAGLVDKGYSYFNRARLEYPSLLKPKHYACMVDLLSRCGCFKEAQEFLRDLPFNPGVGFWKALLGGCKIHSNTELGALAGRNILDLDPKDASSYIMLSNAHSAAGRWQDASVIRQEIHERGLKRIPASSWIEIKTKVHVFVNCDMSHHQKDDIYSVLNFLYWEMDSD